In Gossypium hirsutum isolate 1008001.06 chromosome D06, Gossypium_hirsutum_v2.1, whole genome shotgun sequence, one genomic interval encodes:
- the LOC107900109 gene encoding uncharacterized protein: MAKLTQLLTRGVDKGKTSVLNIEEGDTEKEKINDELPKQLEEKCKWLEEKFRAMECAESYYGMDAKELNLVPDLVLQYKFKMPKSGKIDVGESSRRLASKKKENKVNNASYSKTITVNQPRKVAVDKQGVDRRQNKEKPQFMPIPTSYKELYQKLFNAHVVSPFYLEPLQPPYPKWYNAKAQCDYHAGIVGHSIEYYTAFKKLFERLISMGVVKLDDFLKTENPLPDHNGVNMIGGSMGRKIKEGIAEVKIPLRWVWRKMVEKGLFVLQRSFEGVESYCEFHHEEGHKIQECTEFRALVQGMMDNKEMQFYEEVKEEGIICTSESTKVPRVAQLVVIISRPKNNEVRMPVTPRIIIKKPITFSYQDSKWVPWNYECNTTVPGKETAKDQGVSADPEPVKGKAIAMEQKRKVVEPVLSINEPVKKEEAMEFLKILKHSEYSVVEQLHKQPARTSVLALLLNSEVHCSALIKVLNETYVANDISVNKLDRLVNNISADNFIFFNDYEIPPGGMGSTKALHITTRCKGYTLPGVLIDNGSALNVLPLSTLNRLPIDSSHMKTCQNIVRAFDGIERKGDHGYIRRGAVPSSLHQKLKLVSEGRLVTINAEEDIIEAVSNEASYVQTNDEAVEWSFQSLEFVNATFIPEGSKILVPKISKTTEMGLQLLLGKGALPRRGLGKYLQGKIGVPVLKEKQDNFGLGYKPDREQRRNELERRQERRKAHLNKEEIKWEPMIIPHLSKTFVSGVLFTWREGYQLRKASRRHWKMCTSMPFVRVQRKKEVCQTFVLISLGVF; encoded by the exons ATGGCTAAGTTGACTCAGTTGTTGACTAGAGGAGTTGATAAAGGGAAAACCTCTGTGCTTaatattgaagaaggagaca CTGAAAAGGAGAAAATAAAcgatgaattgccaaaacagctagaggAAAAGTGCAAGtggctggaagagaaatttagagcGATGGAATGTGCCGAGAGCTACTATGGGATGGATGCTAAAGAATTGAACCTGGTTCCAGATTTAGTACTCCaatacaagttcaaaatgccaaa aagtgggaagatagatgtGGGAGAAAGTAGTAGAAGGTTAGCctcgaagaaaaaggaaaacaaggTCAATAATGCCAGTTATTCAAAGAcgattacggtgaatcagccGAGAAAGGTGGCTGTTGACAAACAAGGAGTTGACAGAAGGCAAAATAAGGAAAAGCCCCAATTTATGCCCATTCCAACGTcgtataaggagttgtatcaaaagttATTCAATGCACACGTAGtttctcctttttatttagaaCCTCTACAACCTCCGTACCCCAAGTGGTACAATGCAAAAgcacaatgcgattatcatgcgggaatcgTGGGGCATTCCATAGAATATTATACAGCGTTCAAAAAGCTGTTTGAAAGACTCATAAGCATGGGcgttgttaaattggatgatttTCTTAAGACAGAGAATCCGTTACCTGATCATAATGGAGTGAACATGATAGGTGGGAGCATGGGTAGAAAAATCAAGGAAGGTATTGCAGAAGTGAAAATTCCTTTGAGATGGGTCTGGAGGAAGATGGTAGAAAAGGGATTATTTGTTTTACAGAGAAGCTTTGAAGGGGTGGAaagctactgtgagttccatcatgagGAGGGACATAAGATTCAAGAATGTACAGAATTCAGAGCCTTGGTTCAaggcatgatggataacaaggaaatGCAGTTTTACGAAGAAGTTAAGGAGGAAGGGATTATCTGCACATCCGAATCCACGAAGGTTCCAAGAGTAGCACAGCTGGTGGTCATCATTTCGCGACCAAAGAATAATGAAGTGAGAATGCCAGTAACACCAAGgatcataataaagaaacctATAACTTTTTCTTACCAAGATAGTAAGTGGGTTCCGTGGAACTACGAGTGCAATACAACTGTCCCTGGAAAGGAGACTGCAAAGGACCAGGGTGTGAGTGCCGATCCAGAACCTGTGAAAGGAAAGGCCATAGCCatggaacaaaaaaggaaagTAGTTGAGCCTGTGCTATCTATCAATGAGCCAGTGAAGAAGGAAGAAGCTATGGAATTCCTCAAAATTTTGAAGCATAGTGAGTATAGTGTGGTCgaacagttgcataaacaaccggCTCGCACATCCGTACTAGCCTTGCTCTTGAATTCTGAAGTACACTGTAGTGCGTTGATAAAGGTGTTGAACGAAACCTATGTAGCCAATGATATTTCTGTCAATAAATTGGATCGGTTGGTCAATAATATCAGTGCTGATAACTTCATATTCTTCAACGATTATGAGATACCACCTGGGGGCATGGGATCTACTAAAGCTTTGCATATCACTACACGATGCAAGGGGTATACTTTGCCAGGAGTgttgattgacaatggatcagctttgaaTGTGTTGCCATTATCCACACTTAACAGACTTCCCATAGACAGCTCTCAcatgaaaacatgccaaaatatagtgagggcATTTGACGGTATAGAAAGGAAG ggagaccatggatacattcggcGAGGGGCCGTACCTTCATCGTTACATCAAAAATTAAAGTTGGTGTCAGAAGGTCGGTTGGTGACGATAAACGCTGAAGAGGATATTATAGAGGCCGTATCCAATGAGGCGTCGTATGTGCAAACCAATGACGAGGCGGTAGAATGGTCCTTTCAATCTCTGGAATTTGTAAATGCAACATTTATTCCTgaagggagtaaaattttggtgcctAAAATATCCAAAACTACAGAGATGGGTTTGCAATTGTTGTTGGGGAAAGGAGCTTTACCCAGAAGAGGATTAGGGAAATACCTTCAAGGGAAGATTGGGGTTCCAGTGCTAAAAGAAAAACAAGACAactttggtttagggtacaaacCAGATAGAGAGCAGAGGAGGAATGAGCTGGAAAGAAGGCAAGAAAGAAGAAAGGCGCATCTAAATAAGGAGGAAATCAAATGGGAGCCGATGATAATTCCTCACCTATCCAAAACCTTCGTGTCTGGGGTATTGTTCACTTGGAGAGAAGGATATCAATTGAGGAAAGCATCGAGGAGACACTGGAAAATGTGCACATCAATGCCATTTGTGAGGGTACAAAGGAAGAAGGAAGTTTGTCAAACATTTGTCCTTATAAGCCTGGGAGTGTTCTag